The nucleotide sequence TCCGGAATAGACAAGGCCAATTCAACCGTATTGTCTTTTAATGAACAAGAATAGATTCCTCCTCCAGATTCCTGAGAGCTTAAGATCAATACTTCTTTCAACTTTTTATTGTACAATAACCCCGCAGGTGCTATAACGTCTTTTGTAAGTACCGAAACATCTTTCTTCTTGATATTTATCTTAAAAACAGTGTTCGCCTCTTTATCAGAAACAAAGATATCTGTTCCATCAGAAGAAATTGATCTAAGAGCAGTAGCTCCTTCGACAGTTTGTTCAAAAACTTTTTCTTCTGTCTTTAAGTTAAATCCTTTTACAGCATTTGAATCTGCTACATATAAAATGCCTGACTCAATCATTACGCCTCTTGGATGGTTTAAACCTTTTACTGCAAATACAGCACCTCCACGTCGGCCTCTTTTAATTACTCCATTATTGCCAGGTGATGAAATATAAAAAAGTCCTGATTTTTCATCGAAAGCTACATCTTGTGGTGTTTGTAGTTTAGCGTCTGGATCAGCAGTAATTGTTTTTTTTCCTTTTGATTTTTTTTTCTTGGAATCATCACTCTGCCCTATTACAGCTTGAGAGATACCTAATACCAAAAATAAACTGATTAATATCCTATACATTTCTCGTCAATTTATTCTATTTGTTAACCCGATCAATGCACAAATATAAAAGAAGAATTAGTTCTGTATCATAATACTTAGTGTTATAAAATACTATCATTGATATATTCAATATTATTAAGAGCCAAAAAAGGTCAATAACATTGTTTATTATTGACCTTTTTAGTGAAAATTTTTATTTCGTTTACATTATAAAACACCCTTCTTGATTGCTTCTGAAGCCAAATGAATAATATTTTTCATCTTGTTCTTTTTAATCATGTTCTTTTTATGGCGATTAACTGTCTCCACTGCAATTTCTAACTTTCCTGATATTTCTTTAGCACTCATACCGTCAGAACTTAAAATCAGGATATCCTTTTCACGATCTGATAATTCAATGAGATGAGATGGCTTTTCTGGAGCACAATACGCTTCCACATTAAGGTTGACAGATTCTTTTTCCTCAGAGTTATAGAAATTGATAGTATAATTCTGATCTGTTGTGATATGAGAAATATTAGTAACACTAATAAAATACATCGTCACTTCACCATTCTTAATACGAATAGGAATGTTTTGTTGCATTAGTACTTCTTTTTTCCCTGCCTCACTAATTCCTCTAAAAGTAAAACTTGATTTATAAGGCTTGTTACCTCTTGTCGAGTACAAGTACAGATGATAACTAAATAGTTTATCAATGGTATATAAATACATCTGCCTATCATCATCCAATATAAATTCATTTACTAAATCTATTAGATATTCTACTGGCCCAGAAGGCACATCATCAGTAAAGTATGTTCCTTGAACAGCTAGAACTTGAAATGTTTGCTGCTCAACATCTAAAATGCATGAATAAGTAGGTCCAGGATAATGGTAACTCTTACTTTCTTCTAGAAGTTTATCATAATTATCTAAGTCTTTGATAACATTAGACTGTACTTTCTTACTCGTCCCTTTCTGACGGTATATATGTATCAATTGTTCCTTAAATGTAAGAGAAGCCTTTTTCATTTCAGTAGTCTAAAAAATATTGAGTCGCAAACAGTAACGAATGGTAACCATAATATTTTTTGTATTTGTCTTTTTAACGATATTCTTTTTGTGTGTCGTGACGGTATGAATACTCACATTGATCTTTTCAGCTAATTCCTGATTAGATAATCCTTCGCTAACTAAAGATAAGATCTCTATTTCTCGTTTGCTTAATGATAAAATAGCGTGACAGGTTTCTAAGTCTTCAACTGATGAGATATTACTAAATGCAATATTCTTCTCTAAATTTACAAAAGTGACACCTTTTTTCAAGGCAGAATCTAAAGTATCATCAAATAAGGTATTAAATACTGTAATTCTAACGATCTGTTTATCTTCAAAATCAACTTGTGTTACTTCGGCAAACACCTCTTCTACTCTACCGTCTTTATAAACAAAGGGGTACGAAAAAAAGGATCTAAAACCATTTAAGTTATCCTTATAGATGTCGTAAAATGTTTCTAAAATTTGTTTTATTCTAGGCAATGAAGTGGATTGAAATTCTTTTGTTCCAATAGTAAATCCATCAGCATTCAATATTTCATCTTTCGCGTAGCCAGTTACTGAAGTAAAATTCTCAGAAACGTTCTCAAATTTTCGGTCAAAACAGTTAAATATATAAGAGAAGTTGTCACCTAAACTTAAATACTTCCCTCTTAACCCTTCCTCTAGGTCGTTAATACTTGTCATGCTAGTAATATATAATAGGTAAAGGCACTCATCTTTAAATTGTGCAATCTCTACGGATAGTAAAACAAAAGTAATGAGATCCATTTTCATTACCAATTAAGCATTCATAAAATCAGCTTGAAATTGCATTAATCCCATTTTACCACCAAATAGTGATATAGAACTTCATTAGTAATCAAACAAAAAACAACACACATGTATCAGATTATCAATAACTTGAACAAATATCGATCATCCTATCAAAGCGTACTTATTCATATTTTACCATTGTGAGACATCTTCCTAATAAAAGCTAACAAAAGGAAATAAAGAATTTTAAGTTTCGTTATACTACTAAATGTTAAATCGACATCTACGCCCAAAGTTATTTTTTAAGTAAAAACAATCACTTTACTCATGTTTTCTCTTAAAAACTTTTAACTTGTATAACAAGACCGTCGAAATCTTTTAATCAATCATTTTCAGCTATTCTACAAGATGAAAAACAATAACTCAATTTTATTTTTTTTATTTTCTTTACTTCTTTCTTTGGGTGCTAATGCCCAGAATAAAGCACTTATCCCAATCGAACAAAATGGACTTTGGGGATACTGTGACTTTTCTAGAAACATTATCATCGAACCCCAATTTGATGACGCCAAACTATTTGATAACGGGTTAGCCATAGTAAGTAGCAACAATAAGTATGGTGTTATCAACCAAGAAGGAAACTGGGTCATCAGTAACAAATACAATGAAATTACTTCCACATTAGCTAATGATGAATTTATTGTAACAACATCAAAAGGTAAATCAGGGATCATTCACACTAATGGAAACAAAGTTTTAAACACCAAATACGACAGTGTTTTTGTATTTGATGAAAGAGGTGATTATTTGGTATTTAACAAAAACCAATGTGGTTTATATAATACGAACGACCAAAATTGGATTTTACCTGTAAAGTATACCGAAATTGCATATGATGAAAATAGCCTACTAAGAATTACTCAAGCGAATAAAATAGGATTCTTAAATGCCGAAAATTTCCAAATAGTTTCTGAACCTCAAATTATAGTCAATAAAACGAGAGGCGGTGTTGCAATGAAAGCCGTTGTTTTTGATGACTGGACAGATTTCTCAGTGGTAAGAACCGATGGAGGCTATAACATTCTAAACAAAGAAGGTAAAGTATTACTTGATACTTCGTCTCCACAAAAAATTGAAGAAATTGATATTGAACTGTATAACGCTAACGGTTACAATATACCTTCGAATGCTATGTATGTTGCTGAAGATCAAATTTTCTTAGCTGTTGGTGATACTTTTGAAGTCAAGAACATTGAAGAATATAAATTAAAGGCCGTAGATTACGATGGTCTTGGAATCCTACAAAAAGGCGATAAATTTTATATCACAAACTTAGATAAAACTGTTTCTGAAGGCTACGATAGCCTGTTCAGTTTTAATAAAGATTATCTGCAAGGTGTAAACTATAATCCTGCTTCCGGAACATCAACAAAATCATTAGTAGTTATCAATAAAAAAGATGCTGATTTAGGTAAAGAGGTCGTTTCTAATTTCACAACGATGATTTCATACTCCAACGATGATATAAATAAAGATCAACATTGGGCTTTAGTCATCTCCGATAAGAATAAACAAGGTATTTTTGATCTAGATAACAAAAAATACATCATTGAAGCTAAGTATGATTATATCTTCACTCCTTATCTTAAAGATTACGGCTTAATAATGTTAGGAGATGAAATTGGTAACTATGCTTTCTATAATGTAAAAACTAATAAAGTCATTTCAGAAATGACATATACTCCTACAGTCAATACAACGGCAGCGGATAAAGGAATATTATTCTTTGAGAAAAATGGAAAAGGTAGTCAATCGACAAAAGTATTAGATGTCTACTCGATTAAAGAAAATAAGTTAACGGGTAAAGTAATAAATGGTTATGATGTTAAAGTAAGAGCTGCCAAAGGTTCTTTACATTTTAACCCTAAACATTTAGGTTGGGAAACAAACCTAGCTTACGAATTTAGTGAGTTTGCTCCTGATAATTTTGAATACATGTATGTCAACGATCATGGTCATGGAGAAATTGGAATTGGGTTCCTAGATAAAGATTTTAAAGAATTAGTTCCTGCCAATTATGCTACCGTTTCTTTTGCTTCTGAAAAAGAACCTTATATAAAA is from Flammeovirga agarivorans and encodes:
- a CDS encoding LuxR C-terminal-related transcriptional regulator — protein: MDLITFVLLSVEIAQFKDECLYLLYITSMTSINDLEEGLRGKYLSLGDNFSYIFNCFDRKFENVSENFTSVTGYAKDEILNADGFTIGTKEFQSTSLPRIKQILETFYDIYKDNLNGFRSFFSYPFVYKDGRVEEVFAEVTQVDFEDKQIVRITVFNTLFDDTLDSALKKGVTFVNLEKNIAFSNISSVEDLETCHAILSLSKREIEILSLVSEGLSNQELAEKINVSIHTVTTHKKNIVKKTNTKNIMVTIRYCLRLNIF
- a CDS encoding WG repeat-containing protein translates to MKNNNSILFFLFSLLLSLGANAQNKALIPIEQNGLWGYCDFSRNIIIEPQFDDAKLFDNGLAIVSSNNKYGVINQEGNWVISNKYNEITSTLANDEFIVTTSKGKSGIIHTNGNKVLNTKYDSVFVFDERGDYLVFNKNQCGLYNTNDQNWILPVKYTEIAYDENSLLRITQANKIGFLNAENFQIVSEPQIIVNKTRGGVAMKAVVFDDWTDFSVVRTDGGYNILNKEGKVLLDTSSPQKIEEIDIELYNANGYNIPSNAMYVAEDQIFLAVGDTFEVKNIEEYKLKAVDYDGLGILQKGDKFYITNLDKTVSEGYDSLFSFNKDYLQGVNYNPASGTSTKSLVVINKKDADLGKEVVSNFTTMISYSNDDINKDQHWALVISDKNKQGIFDLDNKKYIIEAKYDYIFTPYLKDYGLIMLGDEIGNYAFYNVKTNKVISEMTYTPTVNTTAADKGILFFEKNGKGSQSTKVLDVYSIKENKLTGKVINGYDVKVRAAKGSLHFNPKHLGWETNLAYEFSEFAPDNFEYMYVNDHGHGEIGIGFLDKDFKELVPANYATVSFASEKEPYIKVTDFMFNEGMLSPKGEVVVPIGKFQEVHPISDGIIPVVDKNGIQHFLDKNGNELTVNN
- a CDS encoding LuxR C-terminal-related transcriptional regulator, which encodes MKKASLTFKEQLIHIYRQKGTSKKVQSNVIKDLDNYDKLLEESKSYHYPGPTYSCILDVEQQTFQVLAVQGTYFTDDVPSGPVEYLIDLVNEFILDDDRQMYLYTIDKLFSYHLYLYSTRGNKPYKSSFTFRGISEAGKKEVLMQQNIPIRIKNGEVTMYFISVTNISHITTDQNYTINFYNSEEKESVNLNVEAYCAPEKPSHLIELSDREKDILILSSDGMSAKEISGKLEIAVETVNRHKKNMIKKNKMKNIIHLASEAIKKGVL
- a CDS encoding NHL repeat-containing protein; the encoded protein is MYRILISLFLVLGISQAVIGQSDDSKKKKSKGKKTITADPDAKLQTPQDVAFDEKSGLFYISSPGNNGVIKRGRRGGAVFAVKGLNHPRGVMIESGILYVADSNAVKGFNLKTEEKVFEQTVEGATALRSISSDGTDIFVSDKEANTVFKINIKKKDVSVLTKDVIAPAGLLYNKKLKEVLILSSQESGGGIYSCSLKDNTVELALSIPEYPYLEDITFNGSMSYYLTAWGADKKENVIIKVTDSLKREPRIIQSTADGPCGLKYIKRTNELAIANAYGDNLNIIKLGY